The genomic region GCCGGTGTCTTCCCAAAACGGCGTGCGGATACCAGAAGGAGCAGCGACAAGCACTTTTCCGATTTCTGGATCTCGGGCGAGAGAGGCTCCTAGCATTCCCAGGCCAGACTTCGTGGCGCTATATGCAGGCTCATGTTCTCGTGGGGTGTATTGTGAACTGGATGTGATCAGCATGACCTTTAACGGCGTAGGAGCGTATTGCTTGAGACGTTGGATCAACATCATTGGTGCCAACAGACCGACATTCGTCATTGTTCGAAGACTGTGATCGCTTAGCTGATCAATGTGCCCCCGCTGAAGGAAACCAGCGGCATAGATCAGGGTGTGGATTTGTTCAAACTTCCCCAGCACCCGATCAATGTCTCCTGACAAAGTTGCGCTGTCATCTGTTATTGCCAACTCCGCGTAGGTGGCGCCCGCAAGACCTGGATCCTTGCGTCCGGTGACGCATACGTTGTGCCCTTCTGACACATAGTGTGTGGCCAGTTCCTTACCGACCCCAGAGGTTCCGCCAACGATAAAAATGTTCTTCTTCACAACAAATTCCTTGCTAAAAATGCTTTTGTTTACGTTGGGAATTCCGTCTTTGGCCAATCAGCTCCAACTGACATCGCCAAGAAAGATGTAGCCGGCCCCGTAGATGGTCTTGATCAGGCGCGGGTTTTTGGGATCTTCACGCAGTTTGGTGCGCAGGCGTGAAATCCGCACATCCATCGCCCTGTCAAAGCTGTCCCCGGCGGCACCTCCCAGTATTTCCTGCATCTGACCGCGCGATATGAGCCGCTTGGGGCTGTCCAGAAACAGCCGCAGTACCTCGCCTTCGGCATGGGAAAACGGCGTCTCGGTGCCGCTGTCATCTTCCAGCATGTAACGGTCGAAATGGGCGATCCAGCCCGAAAAATGCGCGGTATTGCCGGATTGCGTCGCCGGACGCGGACCGCTGCGCAGCCGGGCCCGCACCCGGGCGACAACCTCGACCGGGTCAAAGGGTTTGGTGATATAGTCATCCGCCCCCAGCTCCAACCCGGTCACCCGGTCCTGCACCTGGGCCCGGCCCGAGATGATGATCACGGCCGCCCCCTGCTCTAGCGCCAGCCGGTGCACCAGCGACAATCCGTCGGTATCGGGGAGCGACAGATCGACTAGGCAGACATCCGGGGTGACCCGTTTCAGCGAGGCCTCGAATTCGCGGGCGCGGGCAAAGCTCTGGGTGCGAAATCCGGCTTCTTCCAGGGCCTCGGTCAGGATCTGGCGGATTTCAGGTTCGTCGTCCAGAATGGTGATCAGGGGCGTCTTCATGCCGCGGTCTCCGAGTTTAGCAGCGCCGAGAGCTGCCCGGTGGAAAAGGGTTTTTGCAGCACCGGACCCGATTTCAACGCGGTGCGGTGCAGGGGGTCCTGGGGCGGCAGCGAGGTCATCAGGATGATCGGTCGCCCCGAGCCCTGCAACCGGGTCAGCAGATCCAGCCCGGTGGCTTCGCCCTGCAGTCGGATGTCGGACAGAACCAGCGAGATATCCTCGAGATCGGCCATCAGCGCGCAGGCCTCGTCGACCGAGGTGGCTTCGATGACCGAGTGGCCCAGATCTACCAGCATGTCGCGGAAGGTGGCGCGCAGATCCTCGCTGTCCTCAACCAGCAACACCAGGCCTCCGCGAGCGTCTGGGGCCTTGCGATAGGGTAGCCGCAGGGTGACGCGGGCCCCCGAGATGGTGTTGCCGATGCTGACGTCGCCGCCCGCCAGTTTCACGGTGTCATAGACCATCGGCAGGCCCAGGCCCGACCCTTCGCTGCCCTTGGTGGTGAAAAATGGATTGAGCGCCTTGGCCAGCGCCTCGGTCGAGAAGCCGGGGCCGGTGTCCGTGACGCTGATTTCCAGCCAGGTTTCGCCAACGATATGGGCGCTGACGGTGATCTGGCCGGTGGCGCTGCAGGCATCGCGGGCGTTGAGGATCAGATTCAGCAATGCATCTTGCAGCATGCCGGGATCCAGCAACAGCGCTCCGTCGGGGGTATTGTCCAGCACGCTGAGCCCCATCGCCTGCGGCAGTGACGGCGAGGCCAGGATTTTCAACTCGTGCAGCAGGCTATGCATGTCGGTGGCCTGCGGTCGCAGGGTTCGATGGCCGGTCATATCGGCAATCCGGTTCAGCAACCGGCCGCCGCGCCGCGCCGCTGACAGGGTGCCCTGCACCAGATCATTGGCCTCGGGGCTTAGGGGGATCTTCTGCAACCGGCCCTGCATCCCCAGGATGATGGTCAGAAGGTTGGAAAAATCATGCGCCAATCCACTGATCATCTGTGCCGCCATTTCGCGGCGGCGCGACTGTTGCAGGGCGACGCGGGTTTGGGTTTCTTCGGTGATGTCCATCGACAGCACATAGATGCCGCCCGCCGGGTCGGGGGTCAGCGCCACCCGGATGCGACGGCTGCTGTGGTCCTCGGTGAACTCAAAGACCGGGCTTTTGCCGGTATAGGCGGCTTGCAGATGTGGTTCGATCCGCGCATGGCTGCTGGCACCCAGGGCCTCAGAGATATGCACCCCCAGAATGTTGGAGGGCCGACCGGGAAACACCGCGCTCAGGCGACGGTTGGTATAGGTATAATACCCCTCCAGATCCACATGGGCGATATGGGCCGGCATCATTTCGGTGGTCAGCCGGGTATGGCGTTCGATGTCGGTCAATTGCCGTTTGGTTTCTTCCAGCGAGGTGTTTGAGGCG from Parasedimentitalea psychrophila harbors:
- a CDS encoding hybrid sensor histidine kinase/response regulator, which produces MNTTSKQTTAMTMAGLNLIAQGLSIYDDDLKLAVCNHRFQEMFGLPDHLITPGARFDDTIRFIAQSGEYGPVDDLDDLVQQRVNQAMDFAPHYMERERGNGQFLSVEGAPLPNGGWVTVYTDITPTKQVELLLRARSEELSEQVLAHTEELSAANRKLAASNTSLEETKRQLTDIERHTRLTTEMMPAHIAHVDLEGYYTYTNRRLSAVFPGRPSNILGVHISEALGASSHARIEPHLQAAYTGKSPVFEFTEDHSSRRIRVALTPDPAGGIYVLSMDITEETQTRVALQQSRRREMAAQMISGLAHDFSNLLTIILGMQGRLQKIPLSPEANDLVQGTLSAARRGGRLLNRIADMTGHRTLRPQATDMHSLLHELKILASPSLPQAMGLSVLDNTPDGALLLDPGMLQDALLNLILNARDACSATGQITVSAHIVGETWLEISVTDTGPGFSTEALAKALNPFFTTKGSEGSGLGLPMVYDTVKLAGGDVSIGNTISGARVTLRLPYRKAPDARGGLVLLVEDSEDLRATFRDMLVDLGHSVIEATSVDEACALMADLEDISLVLSDIRLQGEATGLDLLTRLQGSGRPIILMTSLPPQDPLHRTALKSGPVLQKPFSTGQLSALLNSETAA
- a CDS encoding SDR family NAD(P)-dependent oxidoreductase, whose protein sequence is MKKNIFIVGGTSGVGKELATHYVSEGHNVCVTGRKDPGLAGATYAELAITDDSATLSGDIDRVLGKFEQIHTLIYAAGFLQRGHIDQLSDHSLRTMTNVGLLAPMMLIQRLKQYAPTPLKVMLITSSSQYTPREHEPAYSATKSGLGMLGASLARDPEIGKVLVAAPSGIRTPFWEDTGEDTQTMLDPKWVAQQIVDLSSGAFKYKYAKLLRDPVRTEIVECLDSDLCRI
- a CDS encoding response regulator transcription factor, whose amino-acid sequence is MKTPLITILDDEPEIRQILTEALEEAGFRTQSFARAREFEASLKRVTPDVCLVDLSLPDTDGLSLVHRLALEQGAAVIIISGRAQVQDRVTGLELGADDYITKPFDPVEVVARVRARLRSGPRPATQSGNTAHFSGWIAHFDRYMLEDDSGTETPFSHAEGEVLRLFLDSPKRLISRGQMQEILGGAAGDSFDRAMDVRISRLRTKLREDPKNPRLIKTIYGAGYIFLGDVSWS